CTTCTAGCCGAATGATGTCTTGGACTTCCATTGAAGTATTGAACAATGCATTTTGTTTGacttgtgttttaattttatgttctcACAAGTGTTGGAGTTTCACATGTGATGGAATCCAACATCAAGTAATTAATAAAACCATGACATTTGGGTTAAGATTAATATCAAGGCCTCATTTGGAGACTCCTATATATAGATagagttaattttaatcttcttAATTACCCATGATATATAGAACATAACTAATTAAGAGTATTTATGATGGTTGGCTTTTGGTGGATATATGGCAATTGGTAAATTATTAAGAGCTTGTTAAGGGCTTTCGCTTGTGGGGAAGTATGGTTGTTACTTATGGTAGAGCTAGGTTCACATGTGAAGGGAAGGCTTAGAATTTCATCATGTCGAGTAATGACACTAATTAAAGTGATATTTCTATAACAATATTTTCCCTAGACCCATGATCAACATTAGCTTTTTTGAGTCAAACTGATGTTCTATCATGTTGATAGTAATATTCATTTGAGTTTTGTGGATCGTTACTTTGCTATTGAATCAATCTTACTAATTACACACTAGTAAAGGGATTACCTTTAGATCTAGTCCATATTTAACAAGTAAAATATTGGACATGATCAATAGATATTTCTCGTAGCAATTTGGAAGTACTTTATCAACAtggttgagaaaaaaaatggagattATGTCATGGAAATGATTATGGAATGAAATCTTCATTTGTTTGTTTACTTGATCAATTTAATGATTTGGTGCTTTTGAATGCCTCAAATCGATGCTTTTGACATGCTATTTGCTCATCATCTTATTGACTAATTGATCAgataaacaaaatagaaaaaaagagataatAGCTACGCATCTTCATTAATTAGGATTCCAATGCTGAAGTGATTAATCAAAGATAAGTTAATATCCATAAGCATTCCTAGGGTATACAcccattttcttatatatatatttatatagcaTGAAGAAACAAGTACAGCTTACATAGCTAATGCGTAGAGCTAGCCTGGAGACCATTTTAGTTCAAACGTTGATTGATGCACCCTTCTAATGGTTTCTGGCAGATTTGAAGTACTTCtgcaaattaagaaataaataaattgattatATTATATGTGTTCATGGTATTGAGAAAAGAGTTACAATAAGAACAAGAGTTTAGAGTTCCGAGATATCAAAATACAAGagttataaataataaattaaagttattgttattaatataaaaatagaaaaaaacttGTAACATTAACATtatagacaaataaaaatatcaaagaaaaatgtAGTCATGTACAGGTTTTGATGTGTGGTCGTAGGTCCTTGTCATATCTCTTCTTtaaattataagttataatACATAGAATTAATTTTCTGTTActgaatataataataatatataataccTCTAGAAAGATTATTCATGTTGGGCCGGGATGGTACAACAGCTCGAGCGTGCAATGGTGCTAGCAATGTCCCAATTTAGAGGAAAATTGGGAAAGTAGTAATTGCTGTTCTGATGAGTGTGATCAGATGGCCTCAACTTCCTTCTGATCACGATAGATTCCTCAAAAACGTTTGCCCTTGGGCCTTGATCATCATCATCCGCCACCACCTTGGAGGATCTTTCACAAACTTCAAGCTGCTGCTgctgatcatcatcatcaccatcatcaccACTTGGTTGCGAACATTTTTTGGACTCGGCCGCGGCCGGCCTACTGGTGCGCCTTTTTTCTCTTGCCCTTTCCCTTGCTCTTGCTCTAGCCTTTGTCCTCGATTCTTTGGCAAGATCAGTAGCTTCATGATTCTGCATTTTCATCGTCGTCTTCTTGATCTCTTTGGGAGCACTCACAAATGAATTGCTCTTTGAAATCACCTCACCCTCAGAATGATTGGATGACAAGCTACTAAAACCCTGCTGCTTCATTTGAGCAACTTCTTCGATCTCTTTTCTAGACTTCGTGAGCAGCCAGTCCAAGGTTGTGCTGGCTTTGTCGAACCCTAGCAAGTCCTGGAGATCAAAGAACTTGCGGGCGATGTCAATGGAAAGCCTCACCCTTCTGTCCCTCAACCCCTGGGAAGTGTAAATCTTGCTGTGCCTATCTTTCTTCACTGCTGCAGGCATCTTCGCAAGTGGGTCTCCGTTGTTTTGCCTAGTGATTACATTTTTTTCAGGAAATATTGGAGCATTGATATTGGGTAAAAATGGTGGGTCGTAGTACtgaaggaaaatgttttcagcttCAGCTGGGTCGTTGTCAGCAAAAGCAGGAGGAGAAAAAGGGTGGTAAGAGGACGAAGGAATGTGTGGAGAAGGATTGAGAATATTGGTGAAGGAGAACATTTGTGAGTTGGATAAAAACCCTAGCTTTTCTTTTGCAATGAAAAATACTCCAAGGTGCCTTCccctttatatctttttttctcCTGCAAGTAGCGGCTAAAAGGTGGCTTATAAATAAGGAAGAGACAGTATAATTAATAGAATTTTTGGGGCAGGTGGGATAATCACATGttggtaaataaataaa
This window of the Corylus avellana chromosome ca5, CavTom2PMs-1.0 genome carries:
- the LOC132183193 gene encoding transcription factor CYCLOIDEA-like, which encodes MFSFTNILNPSPHIPSSSYHPFSPPAFADNDPAEAENIFLQYYDPPFLPNINAPIFPEKNVITRQNNGDPLAKMPAAVKKDRHSKIYTSQGLRDRRVRLSIDIARKFFDLQDLLGFDKASTTLDWLLTKSRKEIEEVAQMKQQGFSSLSSNHSEGEVISKSNSFVSAPKEIKKTTMKMQNHEATDLAKESRTKARARARERAREKRRTSRPAAAESKKCSQPSGDDGDDDDQQQQLEVCERSSKVVADDDDQGPRANVFEESIVIRRKLRPSDHTHQNSNYYFPNFPLNWDIASTIARSSCCTIPAQHE